A region of Parus major isolate Abel unplaced genomic scaffold, Parus_major1.1 Scaffold536, whole genome shotgun sequence DNA encodes the following proteins:
- the ETV3 gene encoding ETS translocation variant 3: PFSPGVVPQSAPPVPTASSRFHFPPLDPHSPTDDSQPRFPPGSLLQPHPESLGDADRKPESSELEENPSDWRRDLLPPSHSSSSSAAAAPKRKPDVVLPLFSRPGIFPDHPHSPFAVSPLPGRPGVLNVPISPALSLTPTLFSYSPSPGLSPFAAGSSCFSFNPEEMKHYLHSQACSVFNYHLSPRTFPRYPLVVPPLQCPVPLEEQPQFPIKLQPPPAGRKNRERLESPGAAPLNPRVKVELEEKEEKGEKREEEEEEEEEEEGKTVFARPAAPAWMPPHPGFSGDDNTEKTSRDSSGDAGNPEKREDALMPPKLRLKRRWNGDSRQEIPEDSRQNGIWHLPKAVAAASDT; this comes from the coding sequence cccttttccccagGCGTCGTCCCCCAGAGCGCTCCGCCCGTCCCCACCGCCTCTTCCCGCTTCCACTTCCCCCCTCTGGATCCTCACTCGCCCACCGACGACTCCCAGCCCCGCTTCCCTCCGggatccctgctccagcctcacccCGAATCCCTGGGAGACGCCGACAGGAAGCCGGAATCCTCGGAATTGGAGGAAAACCCTTCGGATTGGCGCCGGGATCTGCTGCCTCCGTctcactcctcctcctccagcgccgccgccgctcccaAACGCAAACCCGACGTGGTTCTCCCGCTCTTTTCCAGGCCGGGGATTTTCCCGGATCACCCTCACAGCCCTTTCGCCGTCTCGCCGCTGCCGGGGCGTCCCGGCGTGCTCAACGTTCCCATTTCTCCGGCGTTATCCCTGACTCCGACGCTCTTTTCCTACAGCCCCTCGCCGGGGCTCAGCCCGTTCGCCGccggcagcagctgcttttccttcaatCCCGAGGAAATGAAGCATTACCTGCATTCCCAAGCCTGCTCCGTGTTTAATTATCACCTGAGCCCTCGGACTTTCCCGCGTTACCCCTTGGTGGTGCCGCCCTTGCAGTGCCCGGTGCCGCTGGAGGAGCAGCCGCAATTCCCCATCAAGCTCCAACCTCCTCCCGCCGGCCGCAAGAACCGGGAAAGGCTGGAAAGCCCCGGGGCGGCTCCGCTCAACCCCAGGGTGAaggtggagctggaggagaaagaggaaaaaggggaaaaacgggaggaggaggaggaggaggaggaggaggaggaagggaagacGGTTTTCGCTCGCCCGGCGGCTCCGGCGTGGATGCCGCCGCATCCCGGTTTTTCCGGGGACGACAACACCGAGAAAACATCCCGGGATTCTTCGGGCGATGCCGGGAACCCGGAGAAGAGGGAGGACGCCCTGATGCCGCCCAAGCTGAGGCTGAAACGCCGCTGGAACGGAGATTCCCGGCAGGAAATTCCCGAGGATTCCCGGCAAAACGGGATCTGGCACCTCCCCAAAGCCGTGGCCGCCGCTTCCGACACCTAA